A window of Nonomuraea angiospora genomic DNA:
ACACGGTGGTCCTGCGGGCTTCAGGCTCCTCGTAGACCTCGTGACGGTGAACCGGCTCGTCGATGGGTCCGACCGCCCTACGGGTGACGCTGATCCTGTAGATGCCGAACAGCAGACCGACGAGGCCGCCGAGCATGAGGATCACCCCCACTACGTTGATGTCGAGACCGGCGAGGTCGAACTCGACGGCCCAGGTGAGGATCGCGCCGAGCATGATGAGGATGATGCTTCCGGCGATGGTCATCAGCTTTACCTCCTTGACACGAAGGAACATCTATCCCCATGTCGAAAAACAAACCAGTCGTCCTGGTCGGGCTTATGGGCTCGGGCAAGTCGAGCGCCGGCCGGTTGATCGCGCAGGCGCTCGGGCTGCCGTTCAGCGACAGCGATCCGTTCCTCCAGCAGCGCTACGGCGGCACCGCCGCGCAGATCGCCGAGCGCGAGGGCGCGGACGCCCTGCACCGCTACGAGGCCGACCACGTGCTGCACCAGTTGGCCGGCGAGCCGGAGGTGATCGCGGCGGCGGCCAGCACGGTCGAGTTCCCCGACGTGCGCGCGGCGCTGGCCAAGGCGTTCGTGGTCTGGCTGGACGCCTCCGACGAGGTGCTGGCCCAGCGGATGAAGTCGAGCAGCCACCGCCCCGACTTCGGTCCCGCCGCCATGCGGGCCCGCCGCGAGCCGTTCTTCCGGGAGGTCGCGGACCTGAGGTGCGACGTCGGCGAGCTGACCCCCGAGCAGGTGCGGGACGCGACGCTGCGGGAAATGGGTTTGCCCGAGGGCGACCCGCACTGATAGCCAAAGGGGATGTTCGCCGAGAAGCCCACCCTGACGGGTGACCGCGTGACCCTGTGCCCGGTCGGCCCCGAGCATGTCGACGGCCTCTTCGAGCTGGTCTCCGACCCCGAGGTGGGCCGGCTGACGGGCTCGCACGGCGAGATCGACCGCGAAGCCGCCCGCCAGTGGTACGCCACCAGGAAGGACCACGCCGACCGGCTCGACCTGGCCATCATGGCCGCCGGCGAATACGTCGGCGAGATCGTGCTCAACGAGCTCGACCAGCACAACCTCGCCTGCAACCTGCGCATAGCGC
This region includes:
- a CDS encoding shikimate kinase, producing MSKNKPVVLVGLMGSGKSSAGRLIAQALGLPFSDSDPFLQQRYGGTAAQIAEREGADALHRYEADHVLHQLAGEPEVIAAAASTVEFPDVRAALAKAFVVWLDASDEVLAQRMKSSSHRPDFGPAAMRARREPFFREVADLRCDVGELTPEQVRDATLREMGLPEGDPH
- a CDS encoding GNAT family N-acetyltransferase, which gives rise to MFAEKPTLTGDRVTLCPVGPEHVDGLFELVSDPEVGRLTGSHGEIDREAARQWYATRKDHADRLDLAIMAAGEYVGEIVLNELDQHNLACNLRIALIGERAFGKGYGTEAIELVLDHAFATTPLHRIRLGVYAFNERARHVYKKVGFVEEGVERDSLLWDGEWHDAVLMSVLRHEWPARSRSLA